In Carya illinoinensis cultivar Pawnee chromosome 16, C.illinoinensisPawnee_v1, whole genome shotgun sequence, a single window of DNA contains:
- the LOC122298547 gene encoding UPF0481 protein At3g47200-like — translation MKITISEEGESSRANYLGPKREFTEEERNNIKKQLAKYAGEAEKLKEEAQRGSTSCIYRVLPRLKEINGDWLYKPNKVSIGPYCYNLRNYEEFKMAEDYKRKCFGSLLVKTRDQEMQINTHMSCLQRISELEKKIRNCYSEEFEVAGIEFLEMMVVDACFIIEIIEMFGLGTKFDYSKSYLGALAWMVPYFYRDFLLLENQIPFFVLEEIYALTHNISVDESRSKLLSSAWSFFKYGMKRCYFMPRDIHKMDVVPVLHLLDLVRRSLIPSNIEHGTIGFMESPFIHCISKLQLAGIKVSPVMAYSFLEVKFKKGVIEMPNIAIDDLTRCLLLNCVAFEQCHLMSSGRYFSVYATFLDCLVNTKEDVEYLRERNVIDNYLTDDSELAGFVNGAGKDLVLSFLDGFYLGDLFEDVDRHYRNRWKWKWASFEREYFDKPWLLLSAAGGILLVVATSVQAVMAILSYKYKNC, via the coding sequence ATGAAAATTACAATTTCTGAGGAAGGCGAATCCAGCCGCGCCAATTACCTAGGGCCGAAACGTGAGTTCACCGAGGAGGAACGCAACAACATAAAGAAGCAGTTAGCGAAATATGCGGGGGAAGCCGAAAAGCTAAAAGAAGAAGCCCAACGTGGTAGCACTAGCTGCATCTACAGAGTCCTCCCGAGGCTCAAGGAAATCAATGGTGACTGGTTATACAAACCCAACAAGGTCTCCATCGGGCCCTACTGCTACAACCTTCGTAATTATGAAGAGTTCAAGATGGCCGAAGATTACAAGAGGAAGTGCTTCGGCTCCTTGCTGGTCAAGACGAGAGATCAAGAAATGCAAATCAATACCCATATGAGCTGCTTGCAAAGAATAAGCGAACTTGAAAAGAAGATCAGAAACTGTTATTCTGAAGAGTTCGAAGTCGCCGGTATTGAATTTCTCGAAATGATGGTTGTTGATGCTTGttttataatagaaataattGAAATGTTTGGATTGGGGACAAAATTCGACTACAGCAAATCTTATCTTGGAGCCTTGGCGTGGATGGTACCGTATTTCTACAGGGACTTTCTCCTGCTTGAGAATCAGATCCCCTTTTTCGTTCTGGAAGAAATATATGCGCTTACCCATAATATTTCTGTCGATGAAAGTAGATCCAAGCTGTTGTCTTCTGCTTGGAGTTTCTTCAAGTACGGAATGAAAAGATGCTATTTCATGCCAAGGGACATCCATAAAATGGATGTGGTCCCGGTGTTGCATTTGCTGGACTTGGTTCGGAGGAGTTTAATACCTTCCAATATCGAACACGGAACAATAGGCTTTATGGAGTCTCCATTCATTCACTGCATCTCGAAGCTGCAGCTGGCGGGGATTAAGGTCAGTCCGGTCATGGCGTACAGCTTCCTAGAGGTGAAATTCAAGAAAGGTGTGATTGAGATGCCAAACATAGCCATCGACGACTTGACGAGATGTCTGTTGCTGAACTGTGTAGCATTCGAGCAGTGCCACCTGATGAGTAGCGGCAGGTACTTTTCAGTTTACGCTACCTTTTTGGACTGCCTTGTGAACACCAAGGAGGACGTCGAGTACCTTCGCGAGCGCAATGTCATCGACAATTACCTTACTGACGACTCCGAGCTTGCGGGCTTCGTTAACGGTGCGGGTAAGGATTTGGTACTCAGCTTTCTCGACGGCTTCTACTTGGGGGATTTGTTCGAGGATGTGGACAGGCATTATCGGAATAGGTGGAAGTGGAAGTGGGCGAGCTTCGAGCGGGAGTATTTTGACAAGCCGTGGTTGCTTTTGTCGGCAGCGGGTGGTATTTTGCTAGTAGTGGCTACGTCAGTCCAGGCCGTAATGGCCATCTTAAGTTACAAGTATAAAAATTGCTAG
- the LOC122299127 gene encoding probable E3 ubiquitin-protein ligase RHG1A, with the protein MSNGWSLGEPSSSHSQNEVRCDEHKAEFGWSPSGSACPGAVPRLEEWNCEPSNTNGNPLFAQSSNSDVHAQNLNLNTDPMGHGGDNSQAMGCPNMHKSIRSENWCIPPASSSDHHVLPSRPGGVLVTENDGGPGCSVEGRRVPCKRKALEANAGQSSVSGSSSYFHPSENSAWSAVPAHFSLSSSLGVSATPEQVNPRFGLGAMEVASDFVPDISLAGSFHRNTRLRTNTPNQRDSITPTLISTENAVRHSSISSSLLSPRLLPVGYSLGLRSTPASDRMIPQSQPVLVHVPTLPRNVQGYRWNGGPSLGAGNITSSMVSGDRASVLYEEMGSRRMTRNLLEHPVLMPAIELRNLVRNPANRGSTSGNASSPGNVASTSRTVPSSGVHPSSAPTLAPQHSPPQFQRRFSEYVRRSLMSSTGSESGGQRSNYSPLGSGPVPSQEIGFSSGPGNPGHAQSHPRSALWVERQGDGGLGIPYLLRTSAAANEGSSRLVSEIRNVLGLMRRGESLRLEDVMILDQSVFLGVADIHDRYRDMRLDVDNMSYEELLALEERIGNVSTGLSEETILNRLRQRKCSIAVGSQLDAEPCCICQEEYNEGDDLGTLECGHNFHTDCIKQWLMTKNLCPVCKTTALTK; encoded by the exons ATGTCGAATGGATGGAGCTTAGGTGAGCCTAGTTCTAGCCATTCCCAGAATGAGGTCAGGTGTGATGAGCATAAAGCAGAATTTGGATGGTCACCTTCAGGAAGTGCTTGTCCTGGGGCTGTTCCGAGGTTGGAAGAATGGAACTGTGAACCATCTAATACAAATGGAAACCCTCTGTTTGCACAAAGTTCCAATTCTGATGTGCATGCTCAGAATCTCAACTTAAACACGGATCCAATGGGTCATGGTGGTGATAATAGTCAAGCCATGGGATGCCCTAACATGCACAAGTCTATCAGATCTGAAAATTGGTGCATTCCACCTGCAAGTAGTTCTGATCATCATGTACTTCCTTCCAGACCCGGTGGAGTTTTAGTCACCGAGAATGATGGTGGACCAGGCTGTTCAGTGGAGGGTCGCCGTGTCCCCTGTAAAAGAAAAGCTCTTGAAGCAAATGCTGGACAGTCTTCTGTTTCAGGAAGTTCTAGCTACTTTCACCCTTCTGAAAATAGTGCATGGTCTGCTGTGCCTGCTCACTTTAGTTTGAGCAGCAGTTTAGGTGTATCTGCCACACCAGAACAGGTGAACCCAAGATTCGGGCTAGGCGCAATGGAAGTAGCTTCTGATTTCGTTCCTGATATAAGTTTGGCAGGAAGCTTCCACAGAAATACCCGTTTAAGGACAAATACTCCAAATCAACGAGATTCTATTACCCCTACTTTAATCTCTACAGAGAATGCTGTTAGGCATTCTAGTATTTCATCTTCCCTGCTGTCACCAAGACTTCTTCCAGTTGGTTATTCTTTGGGCTTGCGGTCAACACCTGCTTCTGATCGTATGATTCCTCAAAGTCAACCAGTTTTGGTCCATGTTCCTACATTGCCGCGAAACGTGCAAGGTTACAGATGGAATGGAGGACCTAGCTTGGGAGCTGGCAATATCACAAGCTCTATGGTTTCCGGAGATAGAGCTTCTGTGCTGTATGAAGAAATGGGCTCAAGAAGGATGACAAGAAACCTTTTGGAACATCCTGTGCTTATGCCTGCTATTGAACTGAGAAACTTGGTTCGAAATCCAGCAAATAGGGGTTCAACTAGTGGAAATGCAAGTAGTCCTGGAAATGTTGCCTCTACATCTCGAACTGTTCCCAGTTCAGGTGTCCATCCATCATCTGCTCCTACTTTAGCTCCTCAACATAGTCCTCCACAATTCCAACGAAGATTTTCTGAATATGTTCGCCGGTCATTGATGTCTTCTACTGGTTCTGAATCCGGAGGCCAGAGGAGTAATTATTCCCCACTGGGTTCAGGTCCTGTTCCATCACAAGAAATTGGTTTTTCATCTGGACCTGGTAACCCGGGCCATGCTCAGTCACACCCAAGGTCAGCATTGTGGGTAGAGAGACAAGGTGATGGTGGTCTTGGAATCCCCTATTTATTGCGAACGTCTGCTGCAGCCAATGAAGGAAGTAGCAGACTTGTATCCGAG aTTCGCAATGTCTTGGGTCTCATGCGTAGGGGCGAGAGCTTGCGACTTGAG GATGTTATGATCCTTGATCAGTCTGTGTTTTTGGGGGTGGCTGATATTCATGATCGGTATAGGGATATGCGACTAGACGTTGACAACATGTCTTATGAG gAGTTATTGGCTCTGGAAGAGCGTATTGGTAATGTTAGCACTGGATTGAGTGAAGAAACAATTTTAAACCGTCTGAGACAGCGGAAATGTTCAATTGCAGTAGGGTCTCAGCTTGATGCAGAACCATGCTGTATCTGTCAG gAGGAATACAATGAGGGAGATGATCTTGGAACTCTGGAATGCGGCCATAATTTTCATACTGACTGTATAAAACAATGGCTGATGACAAAGAATTTGTGCCCCGTTTGTAAAACAACAGCCCTGACGAAATGA